A stretch of Blattabacterium cuenoti DNA encodes these proteins:
- the lgt gene encoding prolipoprotein diacylglyceryl transferase yields MIMYYINWDPIYKFPLWKGFFIHIYSLMFIISFLLGWRFMKFLFRKENISPIYLESLFIYTFFGTFIGARLGQVFFYDFSYFSDHWIEVFFPVKENDHHYLLGIIKGYEFIGYRGLSSHGATIGIILSNFFYNRKILKKSFIWLCDRLCIGVSLSAIFIRIGNFFNSEIVGKPCNPKLPFAVKFIQMDTEYGEVIPRHPTQIYESISYLLIFLLLWFFYNKKEKKIHDGFLSGIFFTLLWSVRFLLEFLKEPQGEEFIQFLSLNTGQCLSIPFIIFGLFLFNLDRIKKYFFWL; encoded by the coding sequence ATGATTATGTATTATATTAATTGGGATCCTATTTATAAATTTCCTTTATGGAAAGGTTTTTTTATTCACATTTATAGTCTTATGTTTATTATTTCTTTTTTATTAGGATGGAGATTTATGAAGTTTCTTTTTAGAAAAGAAAATATTTCTCCAATATATTTAGAATCTTTATTCATATATACTTTTTTTGGAACTTTTATAGGAGCTAGATTAGGACAAGTTTTTTTTTATGATTTTTCATATTTTTCTGATCATTGGATAGAAGTATTTTTTCCAGTAAAAGAAAACGATCATCATTATTTATTAGGAATTATAAAAGGTTATGAATTTATTGGTTATAGAGGATTATCAAGTCATGGTGCAACCATAGGAATTATTCTATCTAATTTTTTTTATAACAGAAAAATACTAAAAAAGTCTTTTATATGGTTATGTGATCGATTATGTATTGGAGTTTCTTTATCTGCTATATTTATTAGAATAGGTAATTTTTTTAATTCTGAAATAGTAGGAAAACCATGTAATCCCAAGTTACCTTTTGCTGTAAAATTTATCCAGATGGATACAGAATACGGAGAAGTAATTCCTAGGCATCCAACACAAATATATGAATCTATCAGTTATTTACTTATTTTTTTATTGCTTTGGTTTTTTTATAATAAAAAAGAAAAAAAAATCCATGATGGATTCTTATCTGGAATATTTTTTACTTTACTTTGGTCTGTTCGTTTTTTATTAGAATTTTTGAAAGAACCTCAAGGAGAAGAATTTATTCAATTTTTATCTTTGAACACTGGACAATGTTTAAGTATTCCTTTCATTATTTTTGGTTTATTTCTTTTTAATTTAGATAGAATTAAAAAATATTTTTTTTGGTTATGA
- a CDS encoding DUF192 domain-containing protein → MKKINIFFSLMIIFFCLIFFSDKRNEDLVLELENVGDLLEIEFIKDGELYLKNKNLVIKKIDVELSYRDTEKKNGLTYRSFLKENRGMLFLFQDREDYKIINMKNMRIPLDIIYINQFNTVLSIKTHMNPMIEIDIPKTDEKNIIKYVLAINAGMSKKWGIKEGITKITWFFNGKNGN, encoded by the coding sequence ATGAAGAAAATAAATATTTTTTTTTCACTAATGATAATTTTTTTTTGTTTGATTTTTTTTTCTGATAAAAGGAATGAGGATCTTGTTTTAGAATTAGAAAATGTAGGAGATTTATTAGAAATAGAATTTATTAAAGATGGAGAATTATATTTAAAAAATAAAAACCTCGTTATCAAAAAAATAGATGTAGAATTATCTTATAGAGATACAGAAAAAAAAAATGGATTAACATATAGATCTTTTTTAAAAGAAAATAGAGGAATGCTATTCTTATTTCAAGATCGAGAAGATTATAAAATAATAAACATGAAAAACATGCGAATTCCTTTGGATATTATTTATATAAATCAGTTTAATACTGTTCTTTCTATAAAGACCCATATGAATCCGATGATAGAAATAGATATTCCTAAAACTGATGAAAAAAATATCATTAAATATGTATTAGCAATTAATGCTGGAATGTCTAAAAAATGGGGAATAAAAGAAGGAATTACAAAAATAACTTGGTTTTTTAATGGAAAAAATGGAAATTGA